In the genome of Desulfovibrio sp. ZJ209, one region contains:
- a CDS encoding phosphoribosylanthranilate isomerase, whose product MRIKVCGLTRQRDADAAARLGAAFCGFIFHPASPRHLTPQAAAAIGTAGMARVGVFVEQGAEEILAIMEEARLDYAQLHGGQDRASAERIGPSRVIRVLWPERYASRAELMADMEAHAPACAWFLLEAGRGGGGSGRPQDWGRLAGLRPPRPWLLAGGLSPLNVASAVAACGPDGLDFNSGVEEAPGKKSPELLAAALAAASGASGEHI is encoded by the coding sequence ATGCGGATTAAGGTCTGCGGCTTGACACGCCAGCGGGATGCGGACGCGGCCGCGCGCCTGGGTGCTGCCTTCTGCGGCTTCATCTTCCACCCCGCGAGCCCGCGCCATCTCACGCCGCAGGCGGCCGCCGCCATCGGCACGGCCGGCATGGCGCGCGTGGGCGTTTTCGTGGAGCAAGGGGCGGAGGAGATCCTCGCCATCATGGAAGAGGCCCGGCTGGATTACGCCCAGCTTCACGGCGGGCAGGACCGCGCCTCGGCGGAGCGCATCGGGCCCTCCCGCGTCATCCGCGTCCTCTGGCCCGAGCGCTATGCCTCGCGCGCTGAGCTTATGGCCGACATGGAGGCCCATGCCCCGGCCTGCGCCTGGTTCCTGCTCGAGGCCGGGCGCGGGGGCGGGGGCAGCGGCCGGCCACAGGACTGGGGGCGCCTCGCGGGCTTGCGTCCGCCCCGTCCCTGGCTCCTTGCGGGCGGCCTCTCGCCCCTCAATGTGGCGTCCGCCGTGGCGGCCTGCGGCCCCGACGGCCTTGACTTCAATTCCGGCGTGGAGGAAGCGCCGGGCAAAAAATCCCCGGAACTGCTGGCGGCCGCCCTGGCCGCCGCCTCCGGGGCCTCTGGAGAGCATATATGA
- a CDS encoding indole-3-glycerol-phosphate synthase, producing the protein MRLERFRAAKAAELSALRRAADAGALPVAWAGPRPDFAAALTARPAQGPLNVVAEYKRASPSKGIICEHLTVEDVARQYAGAGAAAMSVLTEEEWFHGELGFLGRAARALEAAGPQRLPLLRKDFIFDPLQVEATAATPASALLLIVRLTPKPAVLRALRERAEGHGMAAVVEVFDAEDVALARESGARIIQVNARDLDSLKVDRDAPLTLIREHPPLSGESWIAASGMDSFAHLRQAADAGYAAALVGTALMAGGEPGAALGRLLGGEEAHAD; encoded by the coding sequence ATGCGGCTTGAGCGCTTCCGCGCGGCCAAGGCGGCGGAGCTCTCGGCCCTGCGCCGCGCCGCCGATGCGGGCGCATTGCCCGTCGCCTGGGCCGGCCCGCGGCCCGACTTTGCCGCCGCCCTCACCGCGCGGCCGGCACAGGGGCCGCTCAACGTGGTGGCGGAATACAAGCGGGCCTCCCCCTCGAAGGGAATCATCTGCGAGCACCTCACGGTCGAGGATGTGGCGCGGCAATATGCCGGGGCCGGCGCAGCGGCCATGTCCGTGCTCACGGAAGAGGAATGGTTCCACGGGGAGCTCGGCTTCCTCGGGCGCGCGGCCCGGGCGCTCGAAGCTGCCGGCCCACAGCGGCTGCCCCTGTTGCGCAAGGACTTCATCTTCGACCCCTTGCAGGTGGAGGCCACGGCCGCGACCCCGGCTTCGGCCCTCCTGCTCATCGTGCGCCTCACCCCAAAGCCGGCGGTGCTCCGCGCCCTGCGCGAGCGGGCCGAGGGCCACGGCATGGCCGCGGTGGTGGAAGTGTTCGACGCGGAAGATGTCGCCCTCGCCCGCGAGAGCGGCGCCCGCATCATCCAGGTCAATGCGCGCGACCTCGACAGCCTCAAGGTGGACAGGGACGCGCCGCTCACGCTCATTCGCGAGCACCCGCCGCTTTCCGGCGAAAGCTGGATCGCGGCGAGCGGCATGGACAGCTTCGCGCATCTCCGACAGGCGGCGGACGCGGGCTATGCCGCGGCCCTCGTGGGCACGGCGCTCATGGCCGGCGGCGAGCCCGGCGCGGCCCTCGGGCGGCTGCTCGGGGGGGAGGAGGCGCATGCGGATTAA
- the trpD gene encoding anthranilate phosphoribosyltransferase, whose amino-acid sequence MFLLIDNYDSFTYNLVQAFYGLGRAPVVMANDDPALLDMANDPRLEMVCISPGPGRPENAGLCPEFLRRLEAREPAVPVLGVCLGHQLLGLHAGAEITLAPEVMHGKQSDIVHDGKGLFEGLPNPLTVGRYHSLVVRVAGDAAERLEVTARGPEGEVMALRYRDRPWVGVQFHPESVLTPDGDRLLANFPGTLEAAKAAPPDMAAILDRLAAREDLTADMAASAFAALMDGRLTAAQAGGLLMGLRMKGESALELAHASRAALARAVAVEGIGGTCIDVVGTGGDGRHSFNCSTAASLTLAGMGYRVVKHGNRAVSSTCGSADALEALGVDLDADPAAVADSVARRNFAFLFAPRFHPAFKNIGPLRRELGVRTLFNILGPMINPARPSHLLMGVARPELVELVAQTLRQTPLRCGAVVCGAGGYDEVTPMGPATVALLRGGEVRPLKLDPADFGLAHTCRPRDLAVQNREEAVAILRELLAGRGPEAMLDMVALNVGLAVYLLEDGLDLGEAMARAKEAVRAGAGREVLHAA is encoded by the coding sequence ATGTTCCTGCTCATCGATAATTATGACTCCTTCACCTACAACCTCGTTCAGGCCTTTTACGGCCTCGGGCGCGCGCCCGTGGTCATGGCCAACGACGACCCGGCCCTGCTGGACATGGCGAACGACCCGCGCCTGGAGATGGTCTGCATCTCGCCCGGGCCCGGGCGCCCGGAAAACGCGGGCCTCTGCCCGGAATTCCTGCGCCGCCTTGAGGCCCGCGAGCCAGCGGTGCCCGTGCTCGGCGTGTGCCTCGGGCACCAGTTGCTGGGGCTGCATGCCGGCGCCGAGATCACCCTTGCGCCCGAAGTCATGCACGGCAAGCAGTCGGACATCGTGCATGACGGCAAGGGCCTTTTTGAGGGCCTGCCGAACCCGCTCACCGTGGGGCGGTACCACTCCCTCGTGGTACGCGTGGCCGGTGATGCGGCCGAGCGCCTGGAGGTGACGGCGCGTGGCCCCGAGGGCGAGGTCATGGCCCTGCGCTACCGCGACCGGCCCTGGGTGGGCGTGCAGTTCCATCCCGAATCCGTGCTGACGCCCGACGGCGACCGGCTGCTCGCCAACTTCCCGGGCACGCTGGAGGCCGCCAAGGCCGCGCCGCCCGACATGGCGGCCATCCTCGACCGCCTGGCCGCGCGCGAAGACCTCACGGCCGACATGGCGGCCTCGGCCTTCGCCGCCCTCATGGATGGCCGGCTCACGGCAGCGCAGGCCGGAGGCCTGCTCATGGGGCTGCGCATGAAGGGCGAGAGCGCGCTGGAGCTGGCCCACGCCTCGCGCGCGGCGCTGGCCCGCGCCGTTGCGGTGGAGGGCATCGGGGGCACCTGCATCGACGTGGTGGGCACGGGCGGCGACGGGCGCCATTCCTTCAACTGCTCCACCGCCGCCTCGCTCACCCTGGCGGGCATGGGCTACCGGGTGGTGAAGCACGGCAACCGCGCGGTCTCCTCCACCTGCGGCAGCGCCGACGCGCTGGAGGCCCTGGGCGTGGACCTCGACGCCGACCCGGCGGCCGTGGCCGACTCCGTGGCGCGCCGCAACTTCGCCTTTCTCTTCGCGCCGCGCTTCCACCCGGCCTTCAAGAATATCGGGCCCCTGCGGCGCGAGCTCGGCGTGCGCACGCTTTTCAACATCCTGGGGCCCATGATCAACCCGGCCCGGCCGAGCCACCTGCTCATGGGCGTGGCCCGGCCCGAACTGGTGGAACTGGTGGCGCAGACCCTGCGCCAGACGCCGCTGCGCTGCGGGGCTGTTGTCTGCGGGGCCGGCGGCTACGACGAGGTGACGCCCATGGGGCCGGCCACCGTGGCCCTGCTGCGAGGGGGCGAAGTGCGTCCGCTGAAGCTCGACCCGGCGGATTTCGGCCTCGCCCACACCTGCCGCCCGCGCGACCTCGCCGTGCAGAACCGCGAGGAGGCCGTGGCCATCCTCAGGGAGCTGCTGGCCGGGCGCGGGCCCGAAGCCATGCTCGACATGGTGGCCCTCAACGTGGGCCTCGCCGTCTACCTGCTGGAGGACGGGCTCGACCTTGGCGAGGCCATGGCCCGCGCCAAGGAGGCCGTGCGCGCGGGCGCCGGCCGGGAGGTGCTCCATGCGGCTTGA
- a CDS encoding anthranilate synthase component I family protein, translating into MDTEKGMVTIRQRARWLPADMDTPISLWLGMVGAGEGILLESAEVDGRWGRYSVLGCDMALIASCREGRLALDVRDERFAPLRDLEGTPFVEGLRALIGRIRILPPEGKDGQVQDLPPITRALYGYFGFGMAGLFQPALAPALPPEEAEGALALPGTVLLFDHLYHRLCEVSLGEHREPTSGRDAPGCAPTLEPGAGAMAGGERYKAMVRRIRELLRQGEAIQVVPSNRFSTPFAGDAFDCYRRLRRLNASPYMFCMRFPGITLFGSSPEVMVRCEAGKLTLSPIAGTRRRGRTDAEDEAMAAELLADPKERAEHVMLVDLGRNDLGRMARPGSVAVERFMEVERFSHVMHLTSRVTAVLGAAAGSSGDAGDRKPDAVDVLAAAFPAGTVSGAPKRRAMEIIRELEGEPRGPYAGCIGWIGLGGADKDAATPEEAAAQVNLDMGIAIRCMWQRDGQLFWQAGGGIVHDSDPELEWKEVLNKSAIMRAALACGEDDHVPAHR; encoded by the coding sequence ATGGATACAGAGAAAGGCATGGTGACGATCCGCCAGCGGGCGCGCTGGCTCCCGGCGGACATGGACACGCCCATCAGCCTCTGGCTCGGCATGGTGGGCGCTGGCGAAGGCATCCTGCTGGAAAGCGCCGAGGTGGACGGCCGCTGGGGGCGTTACAGCGTGCTTGGCTGCGACATGGCGCTTATCGCCTCCTGCCGGGAGGGGCGCCTCGCGCTGGATGTGCGCGACGAGCGCTTCGCTCCGCTGCGCGACCTCGAGGGCACGCCCTTTGTGGAGGGATTGCGCGCGCTCATCGGCCGCATCCGCATCCTGCCGCCCGAGGGCAAGGACGGCCAGGTGCAGGACCTGCCGCCCATCACCCGCGCCCTGTACGGCTATTTCGGCTTCGGCATGGCCGGGCTCTTCCAGCCGGCGCTGGCCCCGGCGCTGCCCCCCGAGGAGGCGGAAGGCGCCCTGGCGCTCCCGGGCACGGTGCTCCTGTTCGACCATCTCTATCACCGGCTCTGCGAGGTCAGTCTCGGCGAACACCGCGAGCCCACTTCCGGCCGCGACGCGCCGGGCTGCGCGCCCACGCTCGAGCCGGGCGCGGGCGCCATGGCCGGCGGGGAACGCTACAAGGCCATGGTGCGCCGCATCCGCGAGCTCTTGCGCCAGGGCGAGGCCATCCAGGTGGTGCCGTCCAACCGTTTCTCCACGCCATTCGCGGGGGACGCCTTTGACTGCTACCGCCGCCTGCGCCGGCTCAACGCCTCGCCTTACATGTTCTGCATGCGCTTTCCCGGGATCACGCTCTTCGGCTCCTCCCCGGAGGTCATGGTGCGCTGCGAGGCGGGCAAGCTCACGCTCTCGCCCATCGCGGGCACGCGCCGCCGAGGACGCACCGACGCCGAGGACGAGGCCATGGCCGCAGAACTGCTCGCCGACCCCAAGGAGCGCGCCGAGCATGTGATGCTGGTGGACCTCGGCCGCAACGACCTCGGCCGCATGGCGCGCCCGGGCAGCGTTGCGGTGGAGCGCTTCATGGAGGTGGAGCGCTTCTCCCATGTCATGCACCTCACGAGCCGCGTGACCGCCGTTCTCGGCGCCGCCGCCGGCAGCTCCGGCGACGCGGGAGACCGCAAGCCGGACGCCGTGGACGTGCTCGCGGCGGCCTTCCCGGCGGGCACGGTGTCGGGCGCGCCCAAGCGCCGCGCCATGGAGATCATCCGCGAGCTGGAAGGCGAGCCGCGCGGCCCCTACGCGGGCTGCATCGGCTGGATCGGCCTTGGCGGCGCGGACAAGGACGCCGCCACGCCCGAGGAGGCGGCGGCCCAGGTCAATCTCGACATGGGCATCGCCATCCGCTGCATGTGGCAGCGGGACGGGCAGCTCTTCTGGCAGGCCGGGGGCGGCATCGTGCACGATTCCGACCCTGAACTGGAGTGGAAGGAAGTGCTCAACAAGTCTGCCATCATGCGCGCCGCGCTCGCCTGCGGGGAGGATGACCATGTTCCTGCTCATCGATAA
- a CDS encoding translation initiation factor 2: MRKALVFVVALSLMAGGCAWFTSSEESETVTPAPAGEAAAPAAEPAPAAEAAKAPAKKAPAKAAAKTAARKGAKSEAQIKAELDKMGQKLVNQSKRTLLPNKANKEVKKVGGEYVATYLEVDTNNVSTEMRPGANGQYVGFIRYQERVFECRGATRQAALSAPCTQVRARNLNELIRYDGKEWQD; encoded by the coding sequence ATGCGAAAAGCACTGGTGTTCGTTGTTGCCCTTTCCCTCATGGCCGGCGGCTGCGCCTGGTTCACGAGCTCCGAAGAAAGCGAGACCGTCACGCCCGCCCCGGCCGGGGAGGCCGCGGCGCCTGCCGCCGAGCCCGCGCCCGCCGCCGAGGCCGCCAAGGCACCGGCCAAGAAGGCGCCGGCCAAGGCGGCCGCGAAGACCGCCGCCAGGAAGGGCGCCAAGTCCGAAGCCCAGATCAAGGCCGAACTGGACAAGATGGGCCAGAAACTCGTCAACCAGTCCAAGCGCACCCTGTTGCCCAACAAGGCCAACAAGGAAGTGAAGAAGGTCGGCGGCGAATACGTGGCGACCTATCTTGAGGTGGACACCAACAACGTGAGCACGGAAATGCGGCCCGGTGCCAACGGCCAGTATGTGGGCTTCATCCGCTACCAGGAGCGTGTCTTCGAATGCCGCGGCGCCACGCGTCAGGCCGCGCTTTCCGCGCCCTGCACCCAGGTGCGCGCCCGCAACCTCAACGAGCTCATCCGCTACGACGGCAAGGAGTGGCAGGACTGA